A stretch of Mytilus edulis chromosome 11, xbMytEdul2.2, whole genome shotgun sequence DNA encodes these proteins:
- the LOC139496170 gene encoding uncharacterized protein, whose amino-acid sequence MIFVNASKNVRLWFVLVNLVVVSTNASIGNDITITTFDDKKTTLTGNNTTLTGNNTTLTNINTTHTGTEFVVMFTPYYNDTKFVQLIVTSNGENDININIESPFPGTFKTTYKSHHVAIVDLPRSIVDLSDGSNSNAVKITSNDPIFVVGLVGLGPYSTETFTAIPSNKLGQSYFIATHINTVRYYGKDKMQTIGIASLQDNTDVTIYFSNTSDIFLQSSNQTISAGTNYTFSLGYLDTFYFETMDDITGTRIESTSPIAVFDGLKQVGTTYDYKSKKYDTNINELGMEQLPPTSTYSNEFIIPVLMHSAGMDAYIISPDPVYKIYTYTDDVYTVYQQENMHKATLLFKSATSIASQSPLLLNIHVKMRYLMKTSYFTVNIPAISQFSNQYVLATPFTNNTYENFLSVIIKADDVIGLRYDNHPVAPVSESNINYENQIYKTLILRLSPIHSHTITHISTKVVFGVIVYGVGDGWAYGYPGGISL is encoded by the exons ATGATTTTCGTCAATG CTTCGAAAAACGTCCGACTATGGTTTGTTTTGGTCAACCTAGTGGTGGTTTCTACAAACG CGTCCATAGGAAATGATATTACCATTACAACCTTTGATGATAAAAAGACAACACTAACTGGTAACAATACAACACTTACTGGTAACAATACAACACTTACTAATATCAACACAACACATACTGGTACAGAGTTCGTGGTTATGTTCACACCATACTATAACGACACAAAGTTTGTTCAGTTAATCGTCACTTCGAATGGTGAAAATGATATCAATATAAACATCGAGTCACCATTTCCAGGAACATTCAAAACGACTTACAAATCCCATCACGTGGCTATTGTTGACCTTCCGAGGTCAATCGTTGATCTGTCCGATGGATCAAATTCAAATGCTGTGAAAATAACGTCGAACGATCCCATTTTTGTTGTGGGGTTGGTAGGATTAGGTCCATACAGCACTGAAACTTTTACGGCAATTCCATCTAATAAACTAGGTCAGTCATATTTCATAGCCACTCATATTAACACTGTTCGGTATTACGGGAAGGACAAAATGCAGACTATAGGTATAGCATCCCTGCAGGATAATACTGATGTTACCATTTATTTTAGTAATACTTCCGACATTTTTCTTCAAAGTTCGAATCAAACAATAAGCGCTGGAACTAATTACACGTTTTCACTAGGATATTTAGATACATTTTACTTTGAAACAATGGATGACATCACTGGTACCCGTATAGAAAGTACCAGCCCAATTGCAGTTTTTGATGGATTGAAGCAAGTTGGGACCACCTATGATTATAAAAGCAAAAAGTACGACACCAATATTAATGAATTAGGAATGGAACAACTTCCACCCACTTCCACTTACAGTAATGAATTTATAATTCCGGTATTGATGCATAGCGCTGGTATGGATGCTTACATTATTTCCCCAGACCCCGTTTACAAGATCTACACATATACTGATGACGTCTATACAGTTTATCAACAAGAAAACATGCACAAAGCCACTTTGTTGTTCAAAAGTGCCACAAGTATTGCCAGTCAAAGTCCGTTACTATTAAACATTCATGTTAAAATGAGATACCTCATGAAAACAAGTTATTTTACTGTTAATATACCAGCAATAAGCCAGTTTTCAAATCAGTATGTTCTAGCAACGCCATTTACAAACAATACATATGAAAACTTTCTTTCTGTTATTATAAAAGCAGATGACGTCATCGGTTTGCGGTATGACAATCATCCAGTTGCACCAGTTTCTGAAAGTAACATTAACTATGAAAACCAAATATATAAGACTTTGATTTTACGGCTTAGCCCAATTCATTCACACACAATTACACATATTTCTACTAAAGTTGTTTTCGGCGTGATAGTGTATGGTGTTGGCGATGGATGGGCTTACGGCTATCCCGGAGGgatatctttataa
- the LOC139494548 gene encoding uncharacterized protein: MSYERNKLLLFHNFLRLLLPLAQRAEEENQLFPLCFRRRRRRTQRRFWCRPWLIRRTLFGQYDQLLHELNREDASGYRNFLRVDADLFGEILDRITPAIRKSSTSFREPLEPGLKLAVTLRHLATGSTYADLMYAFRVARNSISLFVPKVCEAIYLAYKDEVMPDEITTEDWMRIASDFERIWNLPHACGALDGKHIRIRKPPNSGSLFFNYKHFFSTVMMALVDADYKFIWLSVGSYGSASDSQIFRDSELRPMLEDGTLDLPPPSPLPNGETDIPYFLIGDDAFPLRSWMMKPYSRKRLDHDERIFNYRLSRARRIVENAFGILAMRFQILIEQLPETVDLIVLSCTTLHNLLRIRKRADLQLFADEEDNNHNLIEGQWRQGAQLTDGDPGYQRNFGNAAGIDQRNYLKNYFNSEAGAVDWQENMI; this comes from the exons ATGTCTTACGAGAGAAATAAATTATTACTCTTCCATAACTTCCTTCGACTTCTTCTTCCACTGGCACAGAGGGCAGAGGAAGAAAATCAACTGTTTCCTCTTTGTTTTAGGAGGAGGAGGAGGCGGACTCAACGTAGATTTTGGTGCAGGCCATGGCTCATCAGAAGAACTTTGTTTGGACAATATGACCAACTCCTGCATGAGCTTAACCGGGAAGATGCGTCTGGTTACAGAAACTTTTTAAGAGTTGATGCCGACTTGTTTGGGGAGATACTTGACAGAATTACCCCTGCAATCAGAAAAAGCTCTACCTCTTTCAG GGAACCACTTGAACCAGGACTGAAGTTAGCCGTTACACTCAGACATTTGGCTACCGGTTCCACGTATGCTGATCTTATGTATGCCTTTCGTGTTGCCCGGAACTCCATATCACTCTTTGTGCCTAAAGTCTGCGAAGCAATTTACTTAGCATACAAAGATGAAGTCATGCCGGATGAGATTACGACGGAAGATTGGATGCGTATAGCATCTGactttgaaagaatatggaaccTCCCACACGCTTGTGGTGCTTTGGATGGGAAGCACATTAGAATAAGAAAACCGCCTAACTCGGGGTCGTTATTTTTTAACTACAAACATTTCTTCTCTACAGTGATGATGGCTCTAGTTGATGCAGATTATAAGTTTATTTGGCTGAGTGTGGGCTCATACGGAAGTGCATCTGATAGCCAGATATTTAGGGACTCGGAACTACGACCAATGTTAGAAGATGGAACTTTGGATCTTCCGCCTCCCTCCCCTCTTCCAAATGGTGAAACAGAtattccttattttcttattggCGATGACGCATTTCCTCTCCGATCATGGATGATGAAACCCTATTCAAGAAAACGTTTAGACCACGATGAGCGCATCTTTAACTATAGGTTGTCCCGTGCACGTAGAATTGTGGAGAATGCTTTTGGCATTCTTGCCATGAGATTTCAGATTTTGATTGAACAACTGCCAGAAACAGTAGATTTAATCGTACTGTCTTGTACTACTCTTCATAACTTACTTCGGATAAGGAAACGTGCTGATCTACAACTGTTTGCTGACGAAGAAGACAACAATCATAATTTAATAGAGGGACAATGGCGACAAGGTGCGCAACTTACCGACGGAGACCCAGGGTATCAGAGAAATTTTGGTAACGCTGCTGGAATTGATCAAAGGAACTATCTTAAAAATTACTTCAACTCGGAAGCAGGCGCCGTAGATTGGCAAGAGAACATGATTTGA